A segment of the Phoenix dactylifera cultivar Barhee BC4 chromosome 15, palm_55x_up_171113_PBpolish2nd_filt_p, whole genome shotgun sequence genome:
ATCACCTGTAGAAACTGTGGCCTCTCATGCCAAGCCTCCTGCGGGATCCCTGTCCACTGCCATGTCGACCTCGCCCATGTACACTGGAATAGCACATGGTTTACCGACTTTTCTGCACCGCATGTCCCGCACTCTGTGGGAATTCCCAAGCCACGCCTGCTCAGTACTACTTTCGTCGGAAGACGATCCCACATCACCTTTTATAAGAAGAGTGTTGCCCTCGGGTGAAGCTCGGACCTCCAGATCCAAGTACAATCCGGCCCCCGCTCGTGCTCCCGCTGGATAACACGAGAGAGGTCTCCCATTCTAACACTGGCCCTGcacgaggtaccccaaatcctgACATCTAGCCCCACATCCTGATACTGGAAAGGACCGGATCCTCTCAGCAAGGTGTACCCCAAACAACTGTCGTAGTCTGGCCTCGTCCCATTCTACCCTCCATGGTGCTAGGAGGTCGCATACCCGTAGCCCCTCTGCTGCCTCATTATCAACCATGGTCGACCAGCACCTTAGGGGAAGAATATCCACCCACGGATCACCAGTTACATCGATGCTCCATCCATCGCCTATCAGCCACTTATTGTTTGTCGACGCAGTCGGCAAGTACCTTTCGATCTCGCTCCACATGAAGGAGACTCTACGACCACTTCGTGCCACCTCTGAGCCCCCTCGACTATATCTGGCTGCCATCACCCGACTTTAGAGCCCGTGTGGCTCCAATAAGAACTGAACTGTGTGTCGAGCAATGAAAGCCTTGCGCCTCTCCAGGAGGGACTGCACTCCTAGACCGCCCTCGCTGGTGGGAAGGCAAACCTGCTCCCAGGCCACCAGATGCACCCGATGGCCTCCATCGTGTGACCCCCACAAGAAACTCTAGAGAAGTTGCTCGATCCTCAATAGAGTCGTCTTCGGTACCACAGTGTTGGCTATGTGATATACCGGTATGGACCCCAACACCGATCTGATCAGTGTTAATCTCTCCATCATGGATAGAGATGATGCCCTCTATCCCTCCAACCTACTCTGGACCTGCCGCACCAGACCCGAGCCTATAATGGGGACTCCAAGGTAGGTCAGCATCCCCTCCTGCTCTGGTATCTGCAGTATCGTCCAGATCTCCTGTCTGACTCTGCTCTCTCTGCTAGGGCTGAAATGAATGGCTGACTTCAAAAAGTTCATTCTCTGTCCGGACGCCGCGCAGTAACCCACCAGCACCTTGCGAAGGACCTGTGCATCAAAAACCCACACCCTAgccagaagaagacaatcgagCTCAAACGAGCTCTTAGCGAGCCAAATCCAAGCTACTCGCGAGCGGCATGGTTCATTTACAACCCCAGGGCTGGAGCCCAGAGAAATGGGGGCTTGTACAGATTTATCGTTACATCCAAAATCACCTTCCTAGGTTacgaaatataaaagggagacaaagaaacaaaatagtaaaaaaaaatctatccatccccttattattattattttttcattttcttccacCTGAACTAGATAATATTAGAGGCTATCTTATTTTTCTACAAGCCAAACGTATCAATAAAATGTCTGGGCTGTTCTTTCCTTAGAGGGTCTTCTCAGTAACACATTGGGCTCCACCACACCAGGGTTAAGCGGGTCAGTGTCTGTAGGCCTACATTCTTCTGTTAATTTTCCACGCTGCTTTCTTGGGTCAAGATGCAAAAAGAAAGGGCTCCCCTTGCCCTCTAAAAACGCCTCTCTTTGGAGGGCTTCCTATCCCCAACTCTCTCAATCTCCACCCAACCTGCTTCCCATTCTGAAGAACTAAGATTGATGCGGAATCACTGCTTGTCAGGGTACTCGAAGGAGAGTAATTTAAGCCATCCGAGTCTTCAGAGAATCTTACACGACTATTCAAACCAATCCGGTCTGACTCTTTAAATATATATTCAACAAAGTTTGCCGTTTCAATACTAGACTCCATACCGGTACCATACTAGCACAGTATCAGTATgatacaaattttttttggtatatcgAATGTCGGTATGCCATCCATACCGAATATCGATACGGTACATTTCGTACCATTAGGTTCGCACTagtacagcataccatgatATTCAGAGTACTCATCGGTACTGGTTGAGTCTGGCATGCTCCCAGAGCTCTCAGAACATTCAGATAAAACATGCACCAGGAATTGTATATAAAGGTCCACTGAGAACACAAGTGACACAAATAATTTTGTCTAGTCAATAGAAATACTTTTAGATGTAACTATAACGGAGTGTCAAAGCAGCAGGCAAAAAATGCAGTATTCATCATAACGGAACAAATTCAGTAATGCTCTATATGAATCAGCTCATTCTCTAAGTAATGAGTCAAAATCAAACTTGGTCTCGGTGGCTATGAGATTTCAGATACTATCCAAGAGACCAGCTCGCGTtcaaaatagaaatcaaatgcGTAGTCGGCAGAGAGAGGACATAGGATTAGATAGAAGGAAACTAATTTAGGAGTCTCCACCGTATTTACTGCAACTTTTAAAATCAAAACTCATCTCCACCACTGACTCTAAATAGGTCAAATAAAACCCAGCCCATAATTATGTATCAGAAAAACCCATCCCATCATGCTTGGATCAAGTCAGATAGTCCATATGATGGAGTAAATTATTGTCCCTAGTATCGTATGTGAGTCTATTATAGGTTTTCATCTCAATTGATTTCTTAGACAAGCTTCATAACACTTATCCCCTCAAAAGGGTATACAGAAACTTTGATCCCTATTACattggaaaaataaaataataaaatcgaGATATCTATCAATACAATATTTGTTTATAATAATCATTATCCTTTGTATTGTCTTTTTAATAACATATATTTAAACGAAATATTTTTATGAAGATTTCTTTTAAAATAGATTGTAAGgactgaaaaaatattttttatcaaaTGAACAATGATTTAAAAATAGTGTCACATTTCTTTTATTGTTACTCATTTTTCTCAAATAACTGTTTCAATACAAAAATTTAGAATAGTAATTTTTGAGACAATATAAAAGCTTTTATATATGTTATAACAATTAATGATAGTTTTGCTGGGGTCATTAACAATACAATAACATCATTATGACATTATCGAAACCTTGCCTTAGATGAGATTACCGGAGATAATCCGaacttattattttaaattggttataaaactaaaattttgtgaaaaaataaaaatatattcatttttttggtacaatagcGGCTCACACATAACGGATGTGGATGCAACCAACAAAACCGAAAAAACAAAATACTATATAAAAATTTTGGTACGGATTTACTGTTTCATCCGACATATTCACCAGAGTGATAGAGCTGTAAAATATTTCAGGCGAGGGCAATTTAGCATTTTAGTCCCCTCGTTGAGCTTAAGCTAACTGTTTGACTAAGACCTACCGTCACTATCCTTAGATTACGTGAAAGATGCAAACTTGCCATCCATCAAGCTTAAATATATCGTATGCACGGTGCAGCCGCTATTAGTTTTTTATGAGCCTCGTTCAGCAAACGTGTACCTTATTATATCATCCTAAGAACCAACGGTCGTGATTGGCTATAGTACGGTGATTCCGTGCGCTCAAGGTTGGTAATTATTTCTCCACCAAATGAAATCACTACACATCTACGGTGAAACAAATGCGTCAATGattgagagagatataggaaTGGCGTCAGGGCTCGTGACCTCTTCCTATCTCCGATCGCCCCTCCTCACATCCGTCTCCCTGCTTTCCCGGCCTTCGCCATGGCGACCGGCAACCTCGGCTGCGTGGTCGTCGCTGTCGACGGCAGCGAGGAGAGCATGAACGCCCTCCGATGGGCCCTCCAGAACCTCTCCCTCCGCCCCGCTGGCGGCGACCCTGCGGCCGCCGGCGAGGCCCAGGGCGAGCCCGGCACCTTCGTCGTTCTCCACGTCCAGTCCCCGCTTTCCATCGCCGCCGGCCTCAACCCCGGATCTATCCCCTTCGGCGGCCCCAGTACGAAATCCCCATCCCTTCCCCCCCATCTTGCTTCCGATTTCTTTACCCTGTTTTGTTTCGTTTTTAATCGGTTTTAATTTGATCGTTGCTTTGGTATTAGGTCATGTGCAGGTGCCGGCCTTCGCAGCGGCAATTGAGGCGCACCAGAGAAGGATTACCGAGGCGATTATGGATCATGCCCTGAAGATATGTGCTGAGAAAAATGTGAGATATTGTTGATTTAATTCTATGATAATCCGTTCGCTTTCTTTTATTTGTATTTCACGTTTAAAGTTGATTGGAATTGGgatattttgttaaaaaaaggCGAATGTGAAAACCCAAGTGGTGGTGGGTGATCCAAAGGagatgatctgcgatgtcactTCCAATTTGCATGCAGATCTGCTTGTTATGGGATGCCGTGCTTATGGTCCGATCAAGAGGTGATTTAACTTTGATATTGGTTAATACTTTATAAGTATTTCTATAACTTTTTGAGTCACCGTGAAGTGGTATGAGAATTTGCTATCCAGTTCTGAATTGTATATAAAAATCAGCTGATAATATATTCGTTTCGTTAGTTTCTTTTTCCTGTTATTTTACTTTTATACTTAGAATTTTTGAAAATACAGGATTTGATTAAATTACATGAAGTTTTAAAGTTAAGGCAAAAATGTATCTCTCTGTTGTGCTTTGATTTATTGGTTTAAACTTTTTTTGTCAATGAAAGAACTTTTTTTAACAACTATGATCTTGTCCTAACAtgatcaaactctgatatcaataTGCTCAGGTGAGGCAAATTATAAACTAAATGTTTGCTGAATTGAAACCAAGGATTCAAGTGCCGGTTTTTACCAACTGTTTCGTGTTATGTTGCGCTGGTGCCTGCATTGGGCATGCATGTGTGCCACGATACCCTGTGCATCCCAAGATATTAAATTGTGCCAGCCCGTACGGACTTGCGCTGGTTCAGTATGACTTGACATGTGTTGGTATTGAGAAAAaagccttttttatttttcccttGATTTGGCAGGGTGCAGCATGTGTCAATCAACACCAGCACACCAGAAAATTTCATGTGCTGGCCAGGACATTCGCTGGCAGCAGCACTGGCACTTGAATCCTTGGCTTAAACAAAATAAGGATCATTATTCACTGGGAAAACAAAACATATGGATAGAAGAGCATGGAAGGAGATCTCAGATATGAGGTAAATGATTGAAGAATGGATTGGTTACAAAGAGCCAGCAGTGAGAATTTTCCATATGTTTCTCCTGTCAAGTTTTCTGTCAGCTCAAAAAGAAGTTTGATGGTGTGGCACTTAAGAAGCAATCAATGAGAGTGTTAGTTTTCTTCAAGATGAGGAGCTGACGCAGGCCAGTTAACTGGACAATATCAGTATGCCAACTGGATTGGCATGCAAGCAATTATTTAGAGTAGGATGTTTTGAAGTCAATGCAGGATTTCTTCATGAGTCAATATTTAGTTAAAGGACAGTTTAGATAGTTTAGGGTCCCCAGAAGTTTTTTCTTCTAATATTAGAATTCATATTAAATAATCCcatcattttattttatattatgttAACATTTCAAATAATGTATATTACTGCAATATATTTATGTTCTAACTGAAAAGATGGAGTTCTGTTGCATTGTCGATATTTAAGATTTGCTGTATTTTACACCATTGCTTCTGTTGCCGTAGACAACCATTTCTATGTTAACTGTATCATACATTGTATGTGGAAATGGCAACCTAACTCAATCGACACACCTGTCAAAGCATTAAGAGACATATTTAGGCTTCTAATTTTTGCTTACTTCCTTTGCTATTTATTAGATTATTTGAGCATGAGGGGGAGCAATATTTAGTACTGTGCATTGTCATGTTAATTAGAGTTTTCAGATATAGAACTCCTATGCTCAGGAGCATATCTTCAAGTCAATCATTGTAGGAGCAGTTATTTCGTGATGTATGATGAAAATTTCAGCCATATAATCTATATTATGTGACTTATGCGTAATTTTTATTTGATAATCCAGTAAACAATGTTTTGCACATCTGTCCAGTGTCAAAATGTCCTAATTTTAACACTTCAACATTGGAAATacttaacataagatatacacACACATCCATGCATACATGCACGCATCCATATGCATTGCTTGCACTGTGTGTTTGGTAGGCATTTGCATTTCTGTTCTTCAGGTTGCCCAGTTGTTATTCCATGCCTTGtaattttgtttcttgttttTTGAAGTTAATTATCACGCTTAACAATCACAGCATGGTTGATTGTTATCAAGAAAAGTACATTTGCTTCAGGATCAGATGTTCTGATACCAACTAATGCAGCTCCCTAGTTCTGACGATGTAGAAGAAATTTTAATTGCATAATTGATTTCAGATCAGGTCTGGTCTAAATTTCCTCTCTTATAGACTGTGATAACTGCAAAAAAGGAGTAAGAGGAAATgtgaaagagaagaaaggagataACCAGGTAGAGAATTGAATAAAAGAAATTTGAGAAGGAGAGTTAAAGATGAAGCACTGAAGGatcagagaaagaagaaaaccctAAATTCTTGGGATCTTTAACATGCAAGTGCCACTACTGTGCCAGTCAAGGTGCAGACTCAATTAATAACTGTACCGTAACAAAACAAAAGGCGAGAAAGGAGaacaaaaacaaaatcagaacAAAATTGCGTCCTCAATGACCAGCCCTAGTCTTACTAGGAAAGAAGGGAACTGGGCAGGCGAAGAGGAGCTTAtagatgcctaagtcagaaggTGTATGCTTCTGTCTTCTCTTTCTTGTTCCTTCACTCCCAGTGGTCAACCCTTGTAAAGGACCTACAACTTATTTAAGCTGATGATATGACAATATAGCTTAAGTTGCCGCATAATTAACTAATCTAATAACTTATCTAAAccctttgtatttaatattagaTCTTCTAGTTTGTGCTgtgaaaaataaaatagcaCTATAACTTAAGACTAAGGGcctaataaatgaaaataactCCACATTCATGATCTAGGTAAATCATGAATTTGAACACAAATTTTAATGAAGGtcatttcattttcattttcaaaCTTGTTCCTAGAACATAAGTTGTGGTTTCTTAAATGCTATATATTGGTGATGGGTATGTGTGATGCATGTTAGTGATGTGAAAGGGTGAGAGGCTGCGATGATGCATGATCATAATGGGTAAACCTATTGTGGttcattgagagagagagagagaaaaagacttCTTCTCTCAATATAGAAATGGAGTAAAAAATAGCGGCCCATGCATGAAGCTCCTGCTATTGTGGGATCTAGGGAGTGTCAAATGTACACAGTTTTACCTCCGCAAGAGGAGAGGCTATTTTTGTGTTTTGAACCCACGACTTCTAagtcacaatggagcaaccttgCTATTATACCACGACTCACCCCTCTCAAAATAGATGTGGAGTATTATAATCATAAATGACACAGATGACAAGGATTTATAGAAAAAGTTACGGTTTAGCTTATTGAGAAAAAAGCCTTCATATATAGGAGGGTTGTAGGTGGCTTCATTTTCTCCAAGAGCAAGAAAAGGTTAGAAGTGGTGAATTGTGCTCTCATATAACAGATGTGAGTGGGGTTGTGATAAATTGTAAAAGAAAGGGTTTTTAATTATCTCCTTGTCAAACAGATTGAAAAGGGTAGTCAATTTCAATTTTTTATCATTCTTAATCATGATTTTGCTTCACTTCATGAAAGAACGAGCTCTTTCAAATACTCACAATGGCTTGTGGAAGCTCATATTAAACTCATGCCGATGGATTGATCCCTTTGTGCATGAAAAGCATCCTATAGTTGTCTCACCAAGATGCATTACTCTCTAGGtggatattttgaaattatttcatAATTGTTACTTGCGATGATCATCTGGTTGTTTTTCTCCCTTTCTGAAATTTTATTCTATGAATGCAGTGATATGCAAGCTTAATAATGTTGCTTGAAAGTATAATAGTTCATTTTGCTGCAtgcttttgtttcctatttataAACTTGATGCTTATACCACCTTTCTAGTGTAGTAATAGATGGTATAGCTTTCAGTGAGACCAGCTATGctactttaatgaatcatttgTTAAAGGAAATAAAGGCAAAACCTAGTAAGTAGTGAAAGGTTTTCTTTATCATCTTATTGTCTTATTGTTCTTGAAGTCACAGGTGAGGTGTCTTGTATAGCTCATGTGAGCGTTTGCTTTTCATTGCAGAGTGAATTTATTTGCTCAAAAGCATGCATATGATGCTTAAAGAGGCACTAAGTATAAGTTATCCAGCAAATATGATAGTAAGACATTGTTACTCATGAAGAAAAATGATAAATTAGAATGCAACATAGGTTTGTTGGATTTTGAAATAGTGAAGGCTGAAGAGTCAAAATTTTGCACTTATATATTATAGTATGCTCGAGGGTGAGCTTTAGTGCTGGTAGGGTTGCTCCATTGTGTCCTAGGCATCACAGGTTCGAAACACGGAAATAGTTTTCCCACATGTAGAGATAAGGCTGCGTAAATCTGGCCTTCCACAGACCCCACAGTGGCAGGAGCCTCGTGCATTGGgctttttttttatcctttaCTGTGTGCTACTAGTCTTTTCGGGCTTTAGCCTCATAATCAAAAGGACTTTTGAGTGATATGAGCTACTGGATTTGGCCAACACAacgtggagaaggagaagaaactcTTGGAAATGGTTAAAAAATCAAAATCGGAGAGGTTATCctgaatatttttctttggcaaATGAACTGGTGAATGCTCTAGTTAGTGGTGGTGGAGGATGCATATTAATTTAATATCAGTTTTACATAGTTTATAAAGCATTCGTTCCATTTCTTATAAATTATTTCTGGACAGAAATTTCATCctaaagaaattaataaaactttaaaaaaaaaaagaaggcccATGGAAGGCCAGTGGGTTGAATACTTATTGATAGTTCTAATTTTCATCTCCAATAAAGGTGCTATTTATGCACGTGACGTTTCACTTAGTAGCATCCTGAAATGCACGTAGACTTAACTTGCCAATATAAGAATTTTACAGTAGATAGCTGGGAATCATTTTAACTTGCAGTATACGATGGAGCTATGATAGGAATTGTCCTGTCAATCAGATTGGTTCTCAGTTGGTTTTGCCTCGAGCTATTATCTTATAGTTTTAGCTTGCAAATGCTGTGTCGAAAGAGAACCATATAGGACACTTTTGCATGTTAGATATCTGCAAAATATAATGTAGTGTTCtgattaaaaacaaagtttgtCTCCTCATATTCTGATCTACTAAGCATGTTATATCTCCCTTGTGATTGCAGGATGTTTCTGGGAAGTGTAAGCAACTTCTGTATCAATCATGTCAGCTGCCCAGTTGTTGTCATAAAGGGTACCTCTTAATGTGTTCAACTTTTCTTCTTTCGTATGCAAAGTTGTACTATTTTATCATGCTTATTGGATGGTTTTGATTGGTTTTGTATATGGGTATTGTGTCGAACCGTTGGGAGATACCAGGGACTTCATCCTATATTTGTTGTTACCTCATGAGGccatttgattatattgtttgcGACTTATGATTGGACTGTGGAACCAGTAACTGAAATGAATAAAGTTTTGGACATTAGTAAGATAAAATAGTCGCGAAGTTGTTTATTTATCAAACTAAGGGCGTGGTAAACTTCAGCCCAAATGGTGTGGTGTGGGGAAACAAAGCTGAATGCGATGGAGTTCGAATTTTTCTTTTGTCCAAAACTTGCAAGATCCAAACTGTCTTGGGCAGCTGAGTCGGCCTGTCCACTTTAGCAAGATCTTTGGCTAGGCTAGTGCCACATCTTTGGCAATCATGACCCACATCCTCACATCTAATAGGTTTAAAGCACATTAGTGGTCGGAAGCTAACTTGTATTCGGTGGAAGTAGAGAGGTTGGACCGTTTTTTTTTtagagctcgtttggttcgcggaaaaagaaagaggaaaagtatggtcaacggaaaagtaatgagatgtctcttatttggttggagtttttaaaggaGGGAGATAGAAAAGTTATATTCCCGTGGAAATATAATTCCTACGTTTTATGAAAAAATCTTTTCCATGAAAAACataggaaagttactttcccgtgagccggaaatcactccatttttatttttttccaaaaaaagccCTCCAAcattaaagagacattaaagacctaatttttattaagggtataatagaaattacacataatttttttagaaaagaggatggtcaaccaaacataagtactcTAAAAATCGGTCACTTTCCCATTGTCGATtcaacatgccaaaagtattttttcaggCATTCTTTTTTAGAAATCTGTttttcaagaatcatatttctaaGAGAAAAAATGCTTttcacgaaccaaacgagcctttAGAGTCTAGTAGTAGAATTAAGTCTAGGATTAGTCCGCTTGCATACAACCAACCATCAGAAATGTtctctagctttttttttttttttttttaactctttGAAAAGATGTTACAGAATTGCCTaggctttcaaaagcatttgggTGTTTTCAGGGCTCGAGGATTAGTAGAAAAATCTGAACGTCTGCAGAGAACTCTACGTCTCTCCTAGAAGTTTAGCCTCGTGTTGTCAATATTAGAGTTTGGGGAAGCCAGAACTCACATTTTCCTAGTTTGGGTGAAGTGAGGACTAGAGATTTCTTATATGACGCAAGATACAGTTCAAATTGAAGAATAGTAATGCTCGCGACTAATTGCTCTTGGTTTCTAGAAAGCGGGGACTTGCATGCGTGATCACCCTGCTCCGGATCTAGTTAATAGAACTAGCATTGAGACTTCAATTTGTCACGTCGTCGGATATGGAATAgatcaaaaatttatcaacctgaatccaatttgtttatttagcAAGTCAAAAATTCAGACCTAAAtttgatcattttattaaataaaaagcTCGATCCAATCTATATTgagttgaatcaagttaaacggATCAAAAAGATAAGTATTGTTGCCCCTAACTTCAATGAGCTCTCTCATCCATTGCTGTGATATTAGGAAATGCATTATTTGGTTTGACAAAAGAGAATACCAGTCAGACAGGATATAtgaaaattatcaaaatatgttTTGACGTCCTCTGCAAATCTTGTTGAATTGCTTGCGCGGTCCTTACTCTAAGAATATAGTTCGTAGCAAGCGGCATAAATACTTTAGTAAGCTCCCTTCCTAGTAATGGATTCTTTAGTTTGACGAAAGGCTGAATAACCAATCCGGAACAGCGTGAACTATGTATAATACACAGCTTAGCTCACAGGATAGACCTTTCGCAATTTTATTTTGGGGGAGACGCATACACCAGCCACGATGCTGTTCTTCTCTCGGGGACAAATTCATGAATAGTGACTGACCAAATTATGCACAAAATGTCAGCTTAGGCATTTAATCATGGTTATGTAATCATGTAGGCTTTGCTTAACAATTATCAGATACTGTGAACTTTTACCCTTGTTCGAATTTCACACATTATCATGTAGGATGCCGATCTGCTTGGGAGGAAGTCTCGCACGCAAGGAGTAGACTGGGGGCAGACCGAATCATCCTTGAGGGAAACTCTGCCATGGTGATCGTATGGATCCAGAGCTCCAGACGGGCTACCGGAGGGATGTGGCTGCTCTTCAACATCCGCCACCTTTTGGGCTCGTGCGCCGTCTCTCGGACTACTCATGCTTATAGAGAGGCCAACAGTGATGcggattggatggcttcctataCAGCTCGACACTCCAGAGATTTCATCTGAAAAAACTATGACTTTATCCCACTTCCATTGCAATGTCTCTTACTTTATGACTTCTCGGGCTGCACTCACAACCAATGTGTGTGAGGCGccgatgtaaaaaaaaaaaaaaaaaaaaagacaacaaAAAGATGGGCCAATCCACCATCCCACTCCAACGAGAGCGCAAGGGGTTGTGAGCGATTTTAgttacccctttttttttttttttttttttgctaatgcgGGTGGATCAGACCTGACGAGaccggatacacccaataaagtcagaaaataaaatacctcggagtgccagAGGCACCTCCCCATCGCCACTCCATAAGGTGCTTCCGGAGTGAGACGCTACATACGCagctacccaatccgcagcaGCATTACCTTCACGGTAAATGTGCTTGGCCCGAAAGGCCCATCCATCCCTCGCCATAACCCAAATGTCACGAAGCAAGGGATGGTCACACCCGCCACGCCTTGGAcccccctggatccaactgaCAATGGTGGCTGAGTCACCCTCCAGGATAATGGACCTGGCCCGTAAGACACACCGGGCATGGCGAAGGCCTGCCCAGGCTGCTGTCAGCTCCGCGCTGGGAACTGAAGTGTCAAATAACTGACTGCCACCGGCAGCCACAACCCTAGCACACGGGTCCCGGATAACAAAACCCGCGCCTCCCCGCGTGCCCCCATCCAAAacagacccatcaaagttgaccttgaggaaactcgggggtggggactcccaggtgaaaaacaccgtacgagaggctgccgaagcagagtgggaaccccaggtgtcccgagctatcaaggtcCCTCCAGCAGGGATAGTGTAACACAGCTCCGCCGCCTGAGCGCGGGCACTCTCGACAA
Coding sequences within it:
- the LOC103695443 gene encoding universal stress protein PHOS34, coding for MATGNLGCVVVAVDGSEESMNALRWALQNLSLRPAGGDPAAAGEAQGEPGTFVVLHVQSPLSIAAGLNPGSIPFGGPSHVQVPAFAAAIEAHQRRITEAIMDHALKICAEKNANVKTQVVVGDPKEMICDVTSNLHADLLVMGCRAYGPIKRMFLGSVSNFCINHVSCPVVVIKGTS